CATCCGGTGCAGGGCACGGCGGCGGTCTTTTTGAATTCGGCAAGAGCTTTTTCAACCACCGCGTACTCTTCCTCCGTAAGCGGCTTGAAAGGCGTGAAGGTTTTGATGTTGTCCCTTAATTGTTCCATCGCGGACATTCCGCTCAAAACCACCTGTACTCCGGAAAGACTCGCGACCCAGCGCAAAGCCCAGGACGCGGCGCTTGCGTGAGAATCGGCTTCCTCAAAAATCTTCAACGCCCTTGGACGCAACGTGGCGAGAGTTCCGCCTTTAATCGGCTCCATTACGTGAACCGGTATTTTTTTGCCCTCCAAAATTTCGTACTGCTCTTTCGCGCTTTGCGCTTCCCAGTCAAAATAGTTCAACTGAATCTGGGCAAAGTCAAAATCGTAGTCCGACGTCATTCGGCGCAAAAGCTCAGGGTTGTCATGGAATGAAAATCCAAGATGCCGGATACGTCCCTCCGTCTTTTTCTTCGCCAGCGTTTCG
The sequence above is a segment of the Synergistaceae bacterium genome. Coding sequences within it:
- a CDS encoding aldo/keto reductase, which translates into the protein MGKIETRNFGNGEISLLGFGLMRLPCLGSWEEIDRKAARALIEEAIAGGVNYFDTAYIYHVGNSESLAGETLSGYDRSAYHLATKMPLMEEVIKNAGGVDSIFNAQLERCCVDYFDFYLLHGVTADALRMIGDLKIYETLAKKKTEGRIRHLGFSFHDNPELLRRMTSDYDFDFAQIQLNYFDWEAQSAKEQYEILEGKKIPVHVMEPIKGGTLATLRPRALKIFEEADSHASAASWALRWVASLSGVQVVLSGMSAMEQLRDNIKTFTPFKPLTEEEYAVVEKALAEFKKTAAVPCTG